In a single window of the Elaeis guineensis isolate ETL-2024a chromosome 4, EG11, whole genome shotgun sequence genome:
- the LOC140857441 gene encoding alpha carbonic anhydrase 7-like isoform X1 codes for MRKPGAPFFLFLCACLTLFILQARPSSSQAIEDEREFSYEQGSPNGPDHWGEIHKEWATCNNGDMQSPIDLTHERVKILPGLGRLKRNYRASNATLKNRGHDIMLEWVEGGGWIRINGNEYQLKQCHWHSPSEHTVDGKRFDLEIHMVHESSDEKIAVVGIIYKTGRPDTFLSELMEHIKEVADTEEKETNVGIVDPRHIKIGSRKYYRYMGSLTTPPCTQGVVWTITKKVRTVSREQVRLLREAVHDSAENNARPIKPINQREIQFYTPRIHESDQHFPH; via the exons ATGAGGAAGCCAGGAgcacctttcttcttgttcttgtgtGCTTGCCTTACCCTCTTCATCCTTCAAGCAAGACCCTCCTCATCTCAAGCAATTG AGGATGAGAGGGAGTTCAGCTATGAGCAAGGGAGCCCCAATGGGCCAGATCACTGGGGAGAGATACACAAGGAGTGGGCTACGTGTAACAACGGAGACATGCAGTCACCGATTGATCTGACCCATGAGAGGGTGAAGATTTTGCCCGGATTGGGGAGGCTGAAGAGGAACTACAGGGCCTCAAATGCAACGCTTAAGAATCGCGGCCATGACATAATG TTGGAATGGGTGGAAGGAGGAGGGTGGATTCGCATCAATGGAAACGAGTACCAGCTTAAACAATGTCATTGGCACTCTCCCTCAGAACACACTGTTGATGGCAAGAG ATTTGACCTTGAGATTCACATGGTTCACGAGAGCTCTGATGAAAAAATTGCGGTAGTGGGTATCATCTATAAAACGGGCCGGCCGGACACATTTCTTTCAGAA TTAATGGAACACATCAAAGAAGTTGCAGACACCGAGGAAAAGGAGACAAATGTAGGAATCGTCGACCCAAGGCACATAAAGATAGGGAGTAGGAAGTATTATAGGTACATGGGCTCTTTGACAACCCCACCTTGCACTCAAGGTGTTGTATGGACTATTACTAAGAAG GTCAGAACTGTTTCAAGAGAACAAGTGAGGTTGCTAAGGGAGGCTGTGCATGAT AGTGCAGAGAATAATGCGAGGCCaatcaaaccaatcaatcaacGTGAGATCCAGTTTTATACTCCAAGGATTCATGAAAGTGATCAACATTTTCCTCATTAA
- the LOC140857441 gene encoding alpha carbonic anhydrase 7-like isoform X2 — MKKAQAPIFVSSFLLVLLLSWGPIVISQEVEDEREFSYEQGSPNGPDHWGEIHKEWATCNNGDMQSPIDLTHERVKILPGLGRLKRNYRASNATLKNRGHDIMLEWVEGGGWIRINGNEYQLKQCHWHSPSEHTVDGKRFDLEIHMVHESSDEKIAVVGIIYKTGRPDTFLSELMEHIKEVADTEEKETNVGIVDPRHIKIGSRKYYRYMGSLTTPPCTQGVVWTITKKVRTVSREQVRLLREAVHDSAENNARPIKPINQREIQFYTPRIHESDQHFPH, encoded by the exons ATGAAGAAAGCTCAAGCTCCCATCTTCGTTTCTTCCTTCCTCCTTGTTCTCCTTCTATCTTGGGGTCCCATAGTTATATCTCAAGAAGTTG AGGATGAGAGGGAGTTCAGCTATGAGCAAGGGAGCCCCAATGGGCCAGATCACTGGGGAGAGATACACAAGGAGTGGGCTACGTGTAACAACGGAGACATGCAGTCACCGATTGATCTGACCCATGAGAGGGTGAAGATTTTGCCCGGATTGGGGAGGCTGAAGAGGAACTACAGGGCCTCAAATGCAACGCTTAAGAATCGCGGCCATGACATAATG TTGGAATGGGTGGAAGGAGGAGGGTGGATTCGCATCAATGGAAACGAGTACCAGCTTAAACAATGTCATTGGCACTCTCCCTCAGAACACACTGTTGATGGCAAGAG ATTTGACCTTGAGATTCACATGGTTCACGAGAGCTCTGATGAAAAAATTGCGGTAGTGGGTATCATCTATAAAACGGGCCGGCCGGACACATTTCTTTCAGAA TTAATGGAACACATCAAAGAAGTTGCAGACACCGAGGAAAAGGAGACAAATGTAGGAATCGTCGACCCAAGGCACATAAAGATAGGGAGTAGGAAGTATTATAGGTACATGGGCTCTTTGACAACCCCACCTTGCACTCAAGGTGTTGTATGGACTATTACTAAGAAG GTCAGAACTGTTTCAAGAGAACAAGTGAGGTTGCTAAGGGAGGCTGTGCATGAT AGTGCAGAGAATAATGCGAGGCCaatcaaaccaatcaatcaacGTGAGATCCAGTTTTATACTCCAAGGATTCATGAAAGTGATCAACATTTTCCTCATTAA
- the LOC140857442 gene encoding uncharacterized protein isoform X2, with protein MTGPGRRHSRDRQQAPLDDTHPHFSILHDDSEDLDETQLPESTEPPSAQPELAQSEAMVPQHHPLTGTQHRRAVRGPSRGLVLEKYVHTHNEKPKVHIFRDHPVGTEASIVANEISLYMWNHFPWAAESFKHVAPRYRDALVSHIRDNIDFEDCTDEEVTACILKMTANRYRDRRCRLHKYCNELQAKGIDPVTQPYRNWAGSSDDWRWLCEHFGTEAFQRRSEANKVNRSKIDSIHTQGSASFAQGMKRMGLSGVDAYAKFYQNKSGEFVTEEARQRHVNIITLHFEYF; from the exons atgactggtcctggacgtagacattcacgggataggcagcaggctccgcttgatgatacacatcctcactttagcattttgcatgatgactcagaggatttagatgagactcagttgcccgagtccacagagccgcctagtgctcagccagagcttgcccagtcggaggccatggtaccgcagcatcatccccttacag gaacacagcatcgacgtgcagtgcgtggtcctagtaggggtcttgttttggaaaaatatgtgcatacacacaatgaaaaaccgaaggtacatatatttcgagatcatccggttggcacagaggccagtatcgtcgcaaatgagatcagtttgtatatgtggaatcattttccgtgggctgctgaaagtttcaagcatgtagctcctcgataccgtgatgctctagtctctcacatcagg gataatattgacttcgaggattgcactgacgaagaagtgacggcatgtattctcaaaatgactgcaaatagatacagagatcggcgatgtaggcttcataaatactgcaatgagctgcaggcgaaggggattgatcctgtgacccagccatacagaaattgggctgggtctagtgacgattggcggtggttatgtgagcattttggaactgaggcatttcag cgacgatcagaggcgaataaggtgaataggagcaagattgattctattcacacgcaaggaagtgcctcttttgcacagggaatgaagaggatg ggactatccggagtcgacgcctatgctaaattctatcaaaacaagagtggcgagttcgtgaccgaggaggcgaggcagcgtcatgtaaatatcattactctacattttgaatacttttaa
- the LOC140857442 gene encoding uncharacterized protein isoform X1 — protein MTGPGRRHSRDRQQAPLDDTHPHFSILHDDSEDLDETQLPESTEPPSAQPELAQSEAMVPQHHPLTGTSLSIYKPYIFFCYMHLVIHDICSFHQFLHVGTQHRRAVRGPSRGLVLEKYVHTHNEKPKVHIFRDHPVGTEASIVANEISLYMWNHFPWAAESFKHVAPRYRDALVSHIRDNIDFEDCTDEEVTACILKMTANRYRDRRCRLHKYCNELQAKGIDPVTQPYRNWAGSSDDWRWLCEHFGTEAFQRRSEANKVNRSKIDSIHTQGSASFAQGMKRMGLSGVDAYAKFYQNKSGEFVTEEARQRHVNIITLHFEYF, from the exons atgactggtcctggacgtagacattcacgggataggcagcaggctccgcttgatgatacacatcctcactttagcattttgcatgatgactcagaggatttagatgagactcagttgcccgagtccacagagccgcctagtgctcagccagagcttgcccagtcggaggccatggtaccgcagcatcatccccttacaggtacatctctatcaatttataaaccatatatatttttttgttatatgcatttagtgatacatgatatatgttcatttcatcaatttttacatgtaggaacacagcatcgacgtgcagtgcgtggtcctagtaggggtcttgttttggaaaaatatgtgcatacacacaatgaaaaaccgaaggtacatatatttcgagatcatccggttggcacagaggccagtatcgtcgcaaatgagatcagtttgtatatgtggaatcattttccgtgggctgctgaaagtttcaagcatgtagctcctcgataccgtgatgctctagtctctcacatcagg gataatattgacttcgaggattgcactgacgaagaagtgacggcatgtattctcaaaatgactgcaaatagatacagagatcggcgatgtaggcttcataaatactgcaatgagctgcaggcgaaggggattgatcctgtgacccagccatacagaaattgggctgggtctagtgacgattggcggtggttatgtgagcattttggaactgaggcatttcag cgacgatcagaggcgaataaggtgaataggagcaagattgattctattcacacgcaaggaagtgcctcttttgcacagggaatgaagaggatg ggactatccggagtcgacgcctatgctaaattctatcaaaacaagagtggcgagttcgtgaccgaggaggcgaggcagcgtcatgtaaatatcattactctacattttgaatacttttaa